Within Fusobacterium perfoetens ATCC 29250, the genomic segment TATTTTTTTAATTCTTTACTTAAAAATTTTTCAAAATCCTTTATGTTATCAATTAAACATAAACGATTATAAATCTCCTCAATAGGTTTATTTTCTACAGCCATTATTTTATTTATTATAACTGCATAAAAATCTAATAATAGAAATACACCTAATATAATAGCTGACTGTGAAATACTTTTAAAATAAAATAAACTTATATAACTTAGTGTAATAACAATAGAGTAAAGCATAGTTCTTAAAACATTTCTACTATAAATTTTAAAAGTATAAAAAACTAAAACCCAATAAACACAGAAAATCTCCATTATATCAATGAAATATCCTAAATTTTCAAATCTTGGGAATAACTCTTTTGAAAATTCCAATAAAAAATATGTTATCCACAATACTGCCCAAGAAAGTATATTTTCTTTTTTTATTTTATTTTTATAAGTCATAAAAGTAATTAAAAAAACAAAGAATAAAACTCTAGTTAAATCTATATATTTTCTTGCAAAGGATAACATTTTTAGAAAAGTTATATGTCCATTTAAAAAATAAACTAAAACTTGTGGAGAGCATATTATCAAACCTATTATAAGGTTATATAAATATATAAATCCTAAAATAAAAAATATAACTCTTTTTAATTTTTTAAATCTTTTAGGGAAAATATTTTTTAAACAATAAAAAATAAGCATAAATAATAAAAGTCTTGTTACAAAGAAATCTATAAAAATTAATATATTATTACTTGGGTCAATTCTCAATCCAAAAAATATTTTTAAAGTTACTAGAAAAAACATAAAATTAAGAGTATTTTTCTTTGGAAGTTTTTGCTTTGTATTCATATATAAATATATATTAAAACCAATTAGACAAAGAGTAAGTATATTTAAAAATCTCTCTTCCATTTGAGAAAAACTTACTCCCTCTAAATTTAGATAAACTTTTTCCCAATCTTTTTCTTTGGTCAAATGAACTTCATCAGTATCTCCTAAATAACTTCCCTCTACTAAATATTCTCCATTAGGAACATTATAAAAAATACTTCCATTTAGAATATTAATCTGTTTTACTGTAGGATTTTCTACTATATCATCTAAATTTTTTAAAGTATATTTTCCTATGTTTGAACTTAAAATCTCAAAGTTTTTAATTTTTGGAACAATGTATATAAAATCCTTTTGAGATTTAGAAAGCTGTAATACAAAAATAGAAATTATAATTGTTAAAATAACTATAAAACTTATTTTTTTCTTTTGAGCTGTTATGTCCTTATAATACAAAATATCATTCCTTTCTTTTTTTGTCATATATTAAATTATAATTTATAAACTAAATTCTGTCAAAATAAAAAGAAGTATAAAATTTAAGAATTGATGTATAAAATTTTAAAATTCAAGTAGTTTTTAATTTTTTTATTATTTTTTTTGATATGATACCCTAGTAAAATAAAGTTTAAATTTTAAAGGAGATTCAATGAAAATCAAAAGAAAATATATAAAAAATCCTCTATTTCAAGTTGCTCTTGTATTACTTTTAACAAGTTGTGGAGGAGGGGGTGGTGGAGGAAGTGCTGCTCCTGTTCGTGATAACAATATGAGACCTGTCATCCTTCCAGAAAGAAAGCCTAACTTAGGAGCAAATCCCGAAGTAAATCCCGATAAAGATATTCATGAAGTAAATGGAATTATTTTTGGAAAAAGTTTACCATCTAATCTTACATATTCAAATCCTGATATTAAACCTGTAGCACATGATGGAAAAGGATTGATGGTTGGTATTCTTGATAGTGATTTTGTAAAATATAAAGATAGAATTGCAAAAACATATGGGGATAAAGGTGTAGAAATTGACTTTTTACCAAAGGGAAATGACCATCACACTTACCATGGTGAAGGGGTATTAGATACATTATTACAAGGAATAGCCCCTAAAGTTGTAGCAAGTAGTTTAAGTGAAAATGATAATGGAAATAATGTTATAAGATACCGTCTTGAAGACTATAAAAAGATTTTAGAAAAAATGAAAGAAAATGATGGAGATGGTCCTAAAAAATTAAAAGTCTTTAATCAGTCTTGGGGAAGTAGTTTAAGCTATAGAGATGAAATAAATTTCTTTGGAGATAAAGATAAACTTACTGGAAAAGTAAAATTAAATGAAGAAAAAAGAAATACTATTTATAGAGCTTTTTCTTCTGTTAAAACTGGTGATGTTAATAGAGAAATTATCCCATCTGGAAAAGAGGCTCTTAATTTTTATGAAGAGGCTATAAGAAATGAAAATGCTCTTTTTGTATGGGCTAATGGAAATTATGATAGTAATGGAAATGTTATTTATAATGGACAACTTCAATCAGCAGCTCCTCTTGTAAAAAGTTCTTTAGAAAAAGGTTGGATATCTGTAGTAGGTGTTGATGGAAAAAATAATAATAAAGATTATAATGCTCATTTGGCCTATGCTGGAGCTGTAAAAAATTGGGCTATAGCTGCTCCTGGAGAATCTACTCTTAATTATGAAGGAAAAAGTCATATTGGTTCATCTTTTGCTGCTCCTAGAGTTAGTAATGCAGCTGTACAAGTGGCTAGTAAATTTGATTGGATGACAAATAATGATGTTAGATTAACTTTATTTACAACAACTAATAAAGTTGGAGTTGGAGATAAAGAAACAGAAGAAAATAGATATAAAGATTATGAACCAACAGAAAGTCATGGTTGGGGAGTTTTAAATCTTCAAAGAGCTTTAAAAGGACCTGGAGCTTTTTTAGAAAAAATATTGAAAACTGATAATTTTACTGCAAATATTCCAGAGGGAAAAACTTCATATTTTGAAAATAATATTTGGGGAAATGCTGGATTAAAAAAGCTTGGACAAGGAACTTTAGTTCTTACTGGAGAAAATACTTTTAGTGGAAAAAGTAAAATTGAAAATGGTTCTTTAGAAATATATAAAAAACATTATTCTGGAATTGATATTGAAAAAAATGGAACTTTAGTTTTACATAATAATGCTTCTGTTGGATTTGGAGATTTATATATTCCTAGTGTTGTTACAAATGGTGGAACATTAAATATTGTTGGAAAAGAAGCATATATTGAAAACTATAAAAATGACAGTGGAAAAATTAATTTAAAAGAAAACTCTCATTTAAATATAAAGAAAGCTGATATTGAAAATTTACATGTAAATGTTTATTCTGAAAATTATGTATCTCCAAAGGAGAAAAAAGTTGAATTAATAAAGGCTGAGGAATTAGTTGGAAATATTAAAGATGTTGAAATAAATGGAATGAGAAAAATATCTTTAGATAGAGAAAATAATAATTTAGTAGCTAGTATTTCAAGAGAAAATGCTGTTGAATATTTAGGAAATGCTCCTACTAATTCAAAAGATACTGCTAGAAAAATTGAAGTTACTTTAAAAGAGTTAGATGAAAAATATAATAATGGAAGCATTA encodes:
- a CDS encoding autotransporter domain-containing protein — its product is MKIKRKYIKNPLFQVALVLLLTSCGGGGGGGSAAPVRDNNMRPVILPERKPNLGANPEVNPDKDIHEVNGIIFGKSLPSNLTYSNPDIKPVAHDGKGLMVGILDSDFVKYKDRIAKTYGDKGVEIDFLPKGNDHHTYHGEGVLDTLLQGIAPKVVASSLSENDNGNNVIRYRLEDYKKILEKMKENDGDGPKKLKVFNQSWGSSLSYRDEINFFGDKDKLTGKVKLNEEKRNTIYRAFSSVKTGDVNREIIPSGKEALNFYEEAIRNENALFVWANGNYDSNGNVIYNGQLQSAAPLVKSSLEKGWISVVGVDGKNNNKDYNAHLAYAGAVKNWAIAAPGESTLNYEGKSHIGSSFAAPRVSNAAVQVASKFDWMTNNDVRLTLFTTTNKVGVGDKETEENRYKDYEPTESHGWGVLNLQRALKGPGAFLEKILKTDNFTANIPEGKTSYFENNIWGNAGLKKLGQGTLVLTGENTFSGKSKIENGSLEIYKKHYSGIDIEKNGTLVLHNNASVGFGDLYIPSVVTNGGTLNIVGKEAYIENYKNDSGKINLKENSHLNIKKADIENLHVNVYSENYVSPKEKKVELIKAEELVGNIKDVEINGMRKISLDRENNNLVASISRENAVEYLGNAPTNSKDTARKIEVTLKELDEKYNNGSISEDEKELGNGILSMSIDKFKNATEIASGEIYASAQALSFIQAQNINKTLSNHLASLNDFYNSDYEWQGWSIFQGSSGKLKEDGYISADTKINGGHFGIDRRVGNNQVGVAMSYGKGYGDFENYGGKYRSDSIGISIYGKEYFADNFYALGRIGITHFDTTVNRALLTRKGDVEFGKIKHSDNMVSTYLEVGKHFEYITPYIGYSMDYLRRGDFNESGASWGIVADDKDYFKQNLIFGLQGEQKISDITFNYHLSQLVNIGDRDLSFKGHFTDGKTTHTFRGINQVKNTSWIGTGVTKEFTENFGVSVNLDIRLEEFKSADTVYSTKMYFRF